CAGCGGCTGAAAGAACGACGGCCATCCCGTGCCGCTCTCGAACTTGTGGGCCTGGTCGAACAGCGGCGCATCGCAGCACACGCAGCGATAGGTGCCGGGGTCCTTGGGGAAATCCTCGTGGGTGCCCGCCCGCTCCGTGCCATGCTTGCGCGTCACCTTGTAGGCCAGATCGCTCAGCTGCGCCTTCCACTCTTCTTCGGATTTGACGACTTTTTCCATTTCGGTCTCCTGTGCCTGTCCGGGACCCGACCCCGCGTCTCGGCGGGGCACGAACATCATTGAAGGTCACGCCCATAGATATACTGTGCAGCCCAAGCGCCAAGACCCCGGAGGTGACGATGCCGCGATTGACCAAGGGCCGCTACGCCGCGCGCCTGGCCGAGAGCCCGGCCGACATCGCCGCCTGCCAGCGCCTGCGCGGGCTTGCCTTCCACGGCCCCGACGCGCCGCCGGACGCCGATGCCTTCGACGCGGCCTGCCTGCATGTGATGGTCACCGACACCGGCGACGGGGCGCTGGTGGGTTGTTTCCGCCTGCTGCCGCTGGCCACCGGAGCCGAGATCGCGCGCAGCTATTCCGCGCAGTTCTACGAGCTCTCCGCGCTCCGCGAGTTCGACAAACCGATGGTGGAGCTGGGCCGCTTTTGCCTGCATCCCGACCGCCACGACCCGGACATCCTGCGCGTGGCCTGGGGCGCGATGACCGCCTATGTGGACGCCCATGGGGTCGGCATGCTCTTCGGCTGCTCGTCCTTCCAGGGCACCGATGGCGAGCTTTACCGCGACGCCTTCGCCCTGCTCACCGAACGCCACCTGGCCCCCTCGCGCTGGCTGCCGCGGGTGAAATCGCCCCGGGTGTTTCCCTTCGCCCAGGGCCTGGCCCGGGTGAAGCCGGACTTCAAGCGAGCGATGCGGGCCATGCCGCCGCTATTGCGGACCTACCTGCTCATGGGCGGCTGGGTCAGCGATCACGCCGTGGTCGACCGCGAGATGAACACCCTTCATGTCTTCACCGGGCTGGAGATCGGCGCCATCCCCCCCGCCCGCGCACGCCTCTTGCGCGCTACCGCGGCCGCTTAGGCGCCCATGCTGGGCTTTCTTCTGAAATCCCTCTTCTACGCAGGAAAGTCCGCGATAGACACACCCGAGCGGAAAGGCGCGCGCGGCGAACGCAAGGTGGCGGGCGCGCTTGCCCATGGGCTCGCGGCATCGGGCTACAAGACCCTGTCGAATCTGATTCTGCCCCTGGGCGACGCCACCACCCAGATAGACCATGTCGTCCTGTCACGCTTCGGGATATTCGTCATCGAAACCAAGAACATGTCCGGCTGGATCTTCGGAAGCGCCGAGCAAGCCAGATGGACCCAGGTTCACAAACGCAGCAGACGGAGCTTCCAGAACCCGCTGCGCCAGAACCATGCCCATGTCCTCGCCGTTCAGGGCGCGTTGGGCATCTCATCGGACCGCGTGCACAACCTCGTCGTCTTCACCGGAGAGGCGCAGCCAAAGACGCCCATGCCGGACACGGTCTGCTGGGGGCTGAGGGCGCTCGGCAAACAGATCCGGCGCTTCCAGACCCCGGTCCTGTCCGAAGCCGAAGTCGATCGACACCATGACACACTCCGGCGTCTCGACAGGGGGGACGAGGCAAGAGACGCGCATATCGCCGCGAACAGGGCGCGCCACGCAACCCTCAAGACCGGGCCACGAGGGACCCGGCCCCCCGAGACGGGCGCAGCCGATACACCCTGCGCCTGCCCGCGCTGCGGCGCGGACATGGTCCAGCGCACCGCGCGCAAAACCGGAACCGCCTTCTGGGGGTGCCGGAGCTATCCCAAATGCCGCGGGACGCGCCCGATCCGGTGACACCTTCCAAGAGCCATGCGCGCACGAGGTTGAGTTGCGGAACCGCGTCGCTCTTTCTGGCGTTCCCGCGCCCGGACAAAAACCCT
The Dinoroseobacter shibae DFL 12 = DSM 16493 genome window above contains:
- the msrB gene encoding peptide-methionine (R)-S-oxide reductase MsrB, with product MEKVVKSEEEWKAQLSDLAYKVTRKHGTERAGTHEDFPKDPGTYRCVCCDAPLFDQAHKFESGTGWPSFFQPLDEEMVGESVDKSWFMTRTEVHCNRCDAHLGHVFPDGPQPTGLRYCINGVALNFEPE
- a CDS encoding GNAT family N-acetyltransferase; protein product: MPRLTKGRYAARLAESPADIAACQRLRGLAFHGPDAPPDADAFDAACLHVMVTDTGDGALVGCFRLLPLATGAEIARSYSAQFYELSALREFDKPMVELGRFCLHPDRHDPDILRVAWGAMTAYVDAHGVGMLFGCSSFQGTDGELYRDAFALLTERHLAPSRWLPRVKSPRVFPFAQGLARVKPDFKRAMRAMPPLLRTYLLMGGWVSDHAVVDREMNTLHVFTGLEIGAIPPARARLLRATAAA
- a CDS encoding nuclease-related domain-containing protein translates to MLGFLLKSLFYAGKSAIDTPERKGARGERKVAGALAHGLAASGYKTLSNLILPLGDATTQIDHVVLSRFGIFVIETKNMSGWIFGSAEQARWTQVHKRSRRSFQNPLRQNHAHVLAVQGALGISSDRVHNLVVFTGEAQPKTPMPDTVCWGLRALGKQIRRFQTPVLSEAEVDRHHDTLRRLDRGDEARDAHIAANRARHATLKTGPRGTRPPETGAADTPCACPRCGADMVQRTARKTGTAFWGCRSYPKCRGTRPIR